From Streptomyces mirabilis, a single genomic window includes:
- a CDS encoding L,D-transpeptidase codes for MQYSRRGTSGPARPRLRRRRLGYAAVAVAGLLILAACSQGASSASGDSKRGGGAASKETSTPSAAVAVSPVVMGKEVIADEPLVVTARGGKLTSVAVATRDGTALEGKVSADGGTWTSTRGTEYGTTYTLKAQLAASDGSKVSRSSSFTTVSKKDIFVGTYNVSQGSTVGVALPVSVVFNKPVRDKAAVERGLSVTASPAVEGSWSWMKDRDGKDRVDYRPQEYWKPGTEVRFGMNLVGVKNGGLVGTQKREVDFTVGKSVTTTVDVVKKTLTLSENSKAVRTIPVSAGKKDFETWNGTMVVLSKVPTIRMNSRTVGIFGPEAYDLGAVKWDVQLTPSGTYTHAAPWNEGKFGKVNGSHGCIGMSTADAKWFFQRVNFGDPVTVVNSKDTVAVNNGYGDWNVDWNTWKKGSALS; via the coding sequence GTGCAGTACAGCCGACGCGGGACCTCGGGGCCCGCACGTCCACGGCTGCGGCGCAGGCGGCTGGGATATGCCGCCGTCGCCGTGGCGGGGCTGCTCATCCTGGCCGCGTGCAGCCAGGGCGCTTCGTCGGCGTCGGGCGACTCGAAGCGGGGAGGCGGGGCCGCGTCCAAGGAGACCTCGACGCCGTCGGCCGCCGTTGCGGTCTCCCCCGTCGTGATGGGCAAGGAAGTCATAGCCGACGAGCCGCTCGTCGTCACTGCCCGCGGCGGGAAGCTGACGTCGGTCGCGGTCGCCACCCGCGACGGCACGGCCCTGGAGGGCAAGGTGTCCGCCGACGGCGGCACCTGGACCTCGACGCGCGGCACGGAGTACGGCACCACCTACACGCTCAAGGCGCAGCTCGCCGCTTCCGACGGCAGCAAGGTCTCGCGCAGCAGCAGCTTCACGACCGTGAGCAAGAAGGACATCTTCGTCGGCACCTACAACGTCAGTCAGGGCTCGACCGTGGGTGTCGCCCTGCCCGTGTCGGTCGTGTTCAACAAGCCCGTCCGCGACAAGGCGGCGGTGGAGCGCGGTCTCAGTGTCACGGCCTCCCCGGCCGTCGAGGGCTCCTGGAGCTGGATGAAGGACCGTGACGGCAAGGACCGCGTCGACTACCGGCCCCAGGAGTACTGGAAGCCGGGCACCGAGGTGAGGTTCGGGATGAACCTGGTCGGGGTGAAGAACGGCGGCCTGGTCGGTACGCAGAAGCGCGAGGTCGACTTCACCGTCGGCAAGTCCGTGACCACCACCGTCGACGTGGTCAAGAAGACGCTGACCCTGAGCGAGAACAGCAAGGCCGTCAGGACCATCCCGGTCTCTGCCGGGAAGAAGGACTTCGAGACCTGGAACGGCACCATGGTCGTGCTGAGCAAGGTCCCGACCATCCGGATGAACTCCCGCACGGTCGGCATATTCGGCCCTGAGGCGTACGACCTCGGCGCCGTCAAGTGGGACGTCCAGCTCACCCCCTCGGGCACCTACACCCATGCCGCGCCCTGGAACGAGGGCAAGTTCGGCAAGGTCAACGGCAGTCACGGCTGCATCGGGATGAGCACCGCCGACGCCAAGTGGTTCTTCCAGCGCGTGAACTTCGGCGACCCGGTCACCGTCGTCAACTCGAAGGACACCGTGGCCGTCAACAACGGGTACGGGGACTGGAACGTCGACTGGAACACCTGGAAGAAGGGCAGCGCCCTGAGCTGA
- a CDS encoding cytochrome c biogenesis CcdA family protein, whose protein sequence is MSLAAGVGQTVAAGPLLLALLLALAAGALSFFSPCCLPLVPGYLSYVAGMTGANASGPADGRGSRWRVTVGGLLFVTGFAVVFTSYGALFGGAGATLLVHQRTLTVVLGAFTIVLGLLFAGVLERLPLSGLSWRLKYRPRAGLLGAPVLGALFAIGWTPCIGPTLAAVLTLATDSASAGRGALLSFTYSLGLGVPFLVAAFSFDGAVRRFAFARRHARGVMRFGGALLVAVGVMEVTGWWGELIASMQSLITGFQLPL, encoded by the coding sequence ATGAGCCTCGCTGCCGGAGTCGGCCAGACGGTGGCGGCCGGGCCGCTGCTGCTCGCCCTGCTGCTGGCGCTCGCCGCCGGAGCCCTTTCCTTCTTCTCCCCCTGCTGCCTGCCACTGGTGCCCGGCTACCTGTCCTACGTGGCCGGGATGACCGGCGCGAACGCCTCCGGCCCGGCCGACGGGCGGGGCTCGCGCTGGCGGGTCACGGTCGGCGGGCTGCTGTTCGTCACCGGGTTCGCAGTGGTGTTCACCAGCTACGGAGCCCTGTTCGGGGGCGCCGGTGCCACGCTGCTGGTGCACCAGCGCACACTGACCGTCGTGCTCGGCGCCTTCACCATCGTCCTCGGGCTGCTCTTCGCCGGGGTGCTGGAGCGGCTGCCGCTGTCCGGGCTCAGCTGGCGGCTGAAGTACCGCCCGCGCGCCGGGCTCCTGGGTGCGCCCGTACTGGGGGCGCTGTTCGCGATCGGCTGGACGCCGTGCATCGGCCCCACGCTCGCCGCCGTCCTGACGCTCGCCACCGACAGTGCGAGCGCCGGCCGCGGAGCCCTGCTGTCATTCACCTACAGCCTCGGCCTGGGCGTGCCGTTCCTGGTCGCGGCGTTCTCCTTCGACGGGGCCGTCCGGCGCTTCGCGTTCGCGCGGCGGCACGCCCGCGGCGTGATGCGCTTCGGCGGCGCGCTGCTGGTGGCCGTGGGCGTGATGGAGGTGACCGGCTGGTGGGGCGAGCTGATCGCGAGCATGCAGTCACTCATCACCGGCTTCCAACTGCCGCTGTGA
- a CDS encoding TlpA family protein disulfide reductase, protein MAAPPPCAGRRSAPTTRNTRQPARCPRTWRAAALAAAAGLALAACGSSGASKASGSSAASSNRGQSAFAQYPAGKRPAGPRISGKLVGGGTLDLAAWRGDVVVINVWGSWCAPCRAEAPTLAKVADATRKLGVRFVGFDTRDNDAAAQAFERNYKITYPSFRDPDGQLVLRFNGRVPVSAVPSTVLIDRSGRIAARIIGPTSYETLNTVVRELAAEKPGTGATA, encoded by the coding sequence ATGGCAGCGCCACCGCCATGCGCCGGACGGCGTTCCGCCCCGACGACGCGGAACACCCGCCAACCCGCACGATGTCCACGCACCTGGCGCGCCGCGGCCCTCGCCGCCGCCGCGGGCCTGGCCCTCGCGGCCTGCGGATCCAGCGGCGCGTCGAAGGCGTCGGGCTCCTCGGCCGCCTCCTCCAACCGGGGCCAGTCCGCCTTCGCCCAGTACCCCGCCGGCAAGCGGCCCGCCGGGCCACGCATCAGCGGCAAGCTGGTCGGCGGCGGAACGCTCGACCTGGCCGCCTGGCGCGGCGACGTCGTCGTGATCAACGTGTGGGGTTCGTGGTGCGCACCGTGCCGCGCCGAGGCACCCACCCTGGCGAAGGTCGCCGACGCGACACGGAAGCTCGGCGTGCGGTTCGTGGGCTTCGACACCCGGGACAACGACGCGGCGGCCCAGGCCTTCGAGCGGAACTACAAGATCACCTATCCCAGCTTCCGCGACCCCGACGGCCAGCTGGTGCTGCGCTTCAACGGCCGCGTCCCGGTTTCGGCGGTGCCCAGCACCGTCCTCATCGACCGGTCCGGACGCATCGCGGCCCGGATCATCGGCCCCACGTCCTACGAGACCCTCAACACCGTGGTCAGGGAGCTGGCCGCCGAGAAGCCGGGCACGGGAGCAACCGCATGA